The following coding sequences are from one Lycium ferocissimum isolate CSIRO_LF1 chromosome 3, AGI_CSIRO_Lferr_CH_V1, whole genome shotgun sequence window:
- the LOC132049581 gene encoding protein NRT1/ PTR FAMILY 5.6-like — MDKIKRAEESVEIDEQKWVYDSSVDHKGRVPLRGSTGVWKASLFIIVIEFSERLSYFGLATSLIIYLTKVIHQDLKTAAKSVNYWAGVTTLMPLLGGFLADAFLGRFSTVLVSSTVYLLGLLLLTMSRVVPSFKPCDTDLCNEPRKIHEAIFFLAIYLISIGTGGHKPSLESFGADQFDDDYPEERKKKMSFFNWWNFGLCCGLLLGVTLVVYVQDQVSWAMADLILTLVMLSSLVIFVAGRPFYRYRKATGSPLTPMLQVFVAAIRKRNLLFPANPSHLHEVPKSETSRMRLLCHTEKLKFLDKAAILDGTQDSIVQQQNPWRLATVTKVEELKLIINMIPIWLTTIPFGICVAQAATFFIKQGVTLDRKIVHNFEIPPASIFALAAVGMIISVSIYDKILVPVLRRATGNERGISILQRIGIGMIFSVSTMIVAALVERKRLNLVHKNPLEGSSSMSVFWLAPQFLIIGIGDGFTLVGLQEYFYDQVPDSMRSLGIAFYLSVIGAANFVSSLLITIVDHITEKNGKSWFGKDLNSSRLDYFYWLLAIITAVNLCVYVIVARKYSYKNVHCKATISVADCDDGDDRVAMA, encoded by the exons ATGGATAAGATAAAAAGAGCAGAAGAATCAGTAGAAATTGATGAGCAAAAATGGGTTTATGATTCCTCTGTAGATCATAAAGGAAGAGTTCCTCTCAGGGGTTCAACTGGTGTCTGGAAAGCCTCCCTCTTCATTATCG TAATTGAATTCAGTGAGAGGCTGAGTTACTTTGGATTAGCCACAAGTTTGATCATATACCTAACAAAGGTCATCCATCAAGACCTCAAAACAGCAGCAAAAAGTGTCAATTACTGGGCCGGTGTCACCACTTTGATGCCATTGCTTGGAGGATTTCTTGCTGATGCATTCTTGGGAAGATTCTCCACAGTTCTTGTCTCTTCCACTGTCTACTTGCTG GGCTTGCTTCTCTTGACAATGTCTAGAGTGGTCCCGAGTTTCAAACCTTGTGACACTGACCTCTGTAACGAACCAAGGAAGATCCACGAAGCGATTTTCTTCCTTGCGATCTACTTAATCTCAATTGGAACCGGAGGGCACAAGCCTTCTCTAGAGAGCTTTGGTGCTGATCAGTTTGATGATGACTATcccgaagaaagaaagaagaaaatgtcCTTTTTCAACTGGTGGAATTTCGGGCTCTGTTGTGGGCTATTACTTGGTGTTACTCTAGTTGTTTATGTACAAGACCAAGTTAGTTGGGCTATGGCTGATTTGATCCTCACATTAGTTATGCTTTCTAGTTTAGTGATCTTTGTTGCAGGGAGACCATTCTATCGTTATAGAAAAGCAACTGGAAGTCCCTTAACACCAATGCTGCAAGTGTTTGTTGCTGCAATTAGAAAAAGAAATCTTCTTTTTCCTGCCAATCCTTCTCATCTACATGAAGTTCCAAAATCAGAAACTAGCAGAATGAGGCTTTTGTGTCACACCGAAAAGCTCAA GTTCCTCGATAAAGCTGCAATTCTTGATGGCACACAAGATTCAATAGTACAGCAGCAGAATCCATGGAGACTTGCAACTGTGACTAAAGTGGAAGAACTGAAGTTAATTATCAACATGATTCCCATTTGGCTAACAACTATACCATTTGGTATCTGTGTAGCACAAGCCGCGACATTTTTCATCAAACAAGGCGTGACACTGGACCGAAAGATTGTTCACAATTTTGAAATCCCCCCTGCATCAATTTTCGCCTTAGCAGCCGTTGGCATGATAATATCTGTCAGTATCTACGACAAAATCCTAGTACCTGTCCTAAGACGGGCAACAGGAAACGAGAGAGGGATTAGTATTCTACAAAGGATCGGTATTGGGATGATTTTCTCTGTTTCTACTATGATCGTTGCAGCCTTGGTCGAAAGAAAAAGACTTAATCTTGTTCACAAAAATCCACTCGAAGGCTCGAGTTCAATGAGCGTGTTTTGGCTGGCCCCGCAGTTCCTTATAATTGGAATAGGAGATGGATTTACCTTAGTGGGATTACAAGAATACTTCTATGACCAAGTGCCTGATTCAATGAGAAGTTTAGGCATTGCATTTTACCTAAGTGTAATTGGTGCTGCAAATTTTGTTAGCAGCCTCTTGATAACTATTGTGGATCATATCACAGAGAAGAATGGGAAGAGTTGGTTTGGGAAGGATCTGAATAGTAGCCGGCTCGACTATTTCTACTGGTTGTTGGCTATCATCACAGCAGTGAATTTGTGTGTCTATGTTATTGTTGCGAGGAAGTATTCGTACAAGAATGTTCACTGTAAGGCAACTATATCTGTGGCTGATTGCGACGATGGGGATGATCGCGTCGCGATGGCttag